A window of bacterium contains these coding sequences:
- a CDS encoding NAD-binding protein produces the protein MYIVIVGGGKIGYQLAKTLCQDKHQVALIEKDTNICSEIAEELENVLTIEGDGCEAHYLEDAGIEKADVVAAVTGDDEDNIVVCQLAKEYFNVPRTVARVNDPKNEQIFNDLGVDVPINSTAIIARIIEEETSLEDFINLMTVQKGKLAIVRVDLMDNSPVINKPIEKIKLPSNSVIASIVRGEDLIIPNGKTKLEKGDDIIALTTIENEQALLNIFLGEIDINE, from the coding sequence ATGTATATAGTTATTGTTGGTGGAGGAAAGATTGGGTATCAACTGGCTAAAACACTTTGCCAGGATAAGCATCAGGTTGCCTTAATAGAAAAAGATACAAATATCTGTTCTGAAATTGCCGAAGAATTAGAAAATGTACTTACAATCGAAGGAGATGGTTGTGAGGCACATTATTTAGAAGATGCCGGGATTGAAAAGGCTGATGTTGTTGCGGCTGTAACCGGTGATGACGAAGATAATATTGTTGTCTGTCAATTGGCGAAGGAATACTTTAATGTCCCTCGCACTGTCGCCCGAGTAAATGACCCCAAAAATGAACAGATTTTTAATGATTTAGGAGTGGATGTGCCCATCAATAGCACCGCAATTATTGCTCGAATAATTGAGGAAGAAACATCCCTTGAAGACTTTATTAACCTGATGACTGTCCAGAAAGGTAAATTAGCAATTGTCCGCGTTGACCTTATGGATAACTCACCGGTTATAAATAAACCAATAGAGAAAATTAAATTACCATCTAACTCAGTTATTGCCTCTATTGTTAGAGGCGAAGACCTTATCATTCCCAACGGCAAAACTAAGTTAGAAAAAGGAGATGATATAATTGCCCTGACGACGATTGAAAATGAACAGGCATTACTCAATATTTTCTTAGGAGAAATTGATATAAATGAATAA
- a CDS encoding TrkA family potassium uptake protein → MYIIIIGCGRVGSQLATTLSLEGHNVVVIDKSNSSFKRLGTNFNGRTMVGNGYDVELLKEAGIENADAVAVVTNGDNTNVVATQVARKIFKIPTVITRIYDPKRTQLYHQLGLNVIGGTTLMAKMIKEKITSGHFVHHLSEVNEIEIIEFKINEDTSGLTLKEIETKQQGKTLAVLRDKEILFPEEEIITKEKDILLIIVKR, encoded by the coding sequence ATGTATATTATCATCATTGGTTGTGGTCGAGTCGGGTCTCAATTAGCAACTACTTTAAGTTTAGAAGGACATAATGTTGTTGTGATTGATAAAAGTAACTCTTCCTTCAAACGACTGGGCACAAATTTTAATGGTAGAACTATGGTTGGTAATGGTTATGATGTTGAGCTTTTGAAAGAAGCGGGTATTGAAAATGCAGATGCAGTTGCTGTGGTGACAAACGGCGATAATACCAATGTGGTCGCAACACAGGTCGCAAGGAAAATATTTAAAATACCTACTGTGATAACCAGAATATATGACCCAAAACGAACACAACTATATCACCAATTAGGATTAAATGTAATTGGTGGAACAACCTTAATGGCGAAAATGATCAAAGAAAAAATTACCTCTGGACATTTTGTTCATCACTTATCCGAAGTAAATGAGATAGAAATAATTGAATTTAAAATAAATGAAGATACATCTGGTTTAACTTTAAAAGAAATAGAAACAAAACAACAGGGTAAAACCCTTGCCGTGCTTCGTGATAAGGAAATTCTATTTCCAGAAGAAGAAATAATTACTAAAGAAAAGGATATTTTATTAATTATTGTTAAAAGGTAA
- a CDS encoding acylphosphatase, translating into MNIRAHLYISGDVQGVFFRAYTQDSAKRLEINGWVKNLPDGRVEAVFEGEEAQVEKIISWCHKGPPGASVKNVEMTYEDYTGEFSTFEIKYGHR; encoded by the coding sequence ATGAACATAAGAGCACATCTCTATATCTCTGGCGATGTCCAGGGAGTATTCTTCAGAGCATATACTCAAGATTCTGCAAAAAGATTAGAAATTAATGGCTGGGTAAAAAACCTCCCGGATGGGAGAGTAGAAGCAGTATTTGAAGGAGAAGAAGCACAAGTAGAAAAAATCATCTCCTGGTGCCATAAAGGTCCTCCCGGGGCAAGTGTTAAAAATGTTGAAATGACTTACGAAGATTATACCGGAGAATTTTCTACATTTGAAATAAAATATGGACATAGATAG
- a CDS encoding PQQ-binding-like beta-propeller repeat protein, giving the protein MNGYRKISTFHLLITLNSYQEFLSMPELVKEKWSYNIRESVFCVAITHDAKYIVVGANDKNLYFLDGTGNKLWEYEIGQWVHSVDITYKGNYIVAGTGDYDVCFFNNTGELLWKYKTGGDVNSVSITPGGDYIAVGTADWKIGLLDVINGKLLWRYGVSQMISGVALTPAAEYIVSGCGDRYIYFQNKNGKLLWRFETNGEVYDVDISFDGNRIIAGGEDKYIYLLNKKGKLLFKKYIGGEIYGVRITPDGEFIAAGVNNNYVYLFNKAGKEIWKYETKGSVYEVDITPNAKHIAVASRDMRLYLLQNLITPSKKLPFLHKKYV; this is encoded by the coding sequence GTGAACGGTTACCGAAAAATCTCAACATTCCATCTTCTTATCACACTAAATAGTTACCAGGAATTTCTATCTATGCCAGAATTAGTCAAAGAAAAATGGAGTTATAACATTCGAGAAAGTGTTTTTTGTGTTGCCATTACCCATGATGCTAAATATATAGTTGTAGGTGCCAATGATAAAAATCTTTATTTCTTAGATGGAACAGGTAATAAACTCTGGGAATATGAAATTGGACAATGGGTACATTCCGTAGATATTACCTATAAAGGGAACTATATTGTTGCTGGAACTGGTGATTATGATGTTTGTTTCTTTAATAATACAGGTGAATTGCTATGGAAATATAAAACCGGGGGCGATGTAAATAGCGTTTCTATTACTCCAGGAGGAGATTATATTGCGGTTGGCACTGCTGATTGGAAAATAGGACTTTTAGATGTAATAAATGGAAAACTCCTCTGGCGATATGGAGTAAGTCAAATGATTAGTGGCGTAGCACTTACACCCGCAGCGGAATATATTGTCTCGGGTTGTGGAGATAGATATATTTACTTTCAGAATAAAAACGGAAAGTTGTTATGGAGATTTGAAACAAATGGCGAGGTTTATGATGTTGATATCTCCTTTGATGGTAATCGAATTATAGCTGGTGGCGAAGATAAATATATTTACCTTTTAAATAAAAAGGGTAAATTACTCTTCAAAAAATATATTGGGGGAGAAATTTATGGAGTTAGAATTACACCTGATGGTGAATTTATAGCTGCGGGAGTAAATAATAATTATGTTTATTTATTTAATAAAGCAGGAAAAGAAATCTGGAAATATGAAACAAAAGGAAGTGTTTATGAAGTAGATATTACTCCTAATGCAAAACATATTGCCGTTGCCTCGCGTGATATGAGACTTTATCTACTTCAAAACTTAATTACTCCTTCAAAAAAACTACCTTTTCTTCATAAAAAATATGTCTAA
- a CDS encoding radical SAM protein codes for MKPQILIIVPKQLNLEKANYNYNFPLGLGYISSILKKNGYNVDCINLNHYEGKTENLVKSSLSKKEYDFVGIGNIALGFNSTKIIIDSIREYNPKIKIIIGGMIIIADPKLMFPLLNPDFGVIGEGEETIIELLEAIENKKDLKNIKGLIFKDVKGDIILTEQREPIKDIDSLPWPDFEGLEYLEFIEHLHPNFGNAYNFFDNPRPYPILGSRGCPFHCTFCYHYSNYRAKSVRSIVEEIRVAIEKYRINIIAFYDECISVNKLRLFEICEEIKKLREETPWNLNWIPQMTVHNIDEEVLKRIKESGGAIISYGFESFSEKVLKSMRKPITPQMIENAFLKTINAGIGVQGNFIFGDVAETKETAKETLDWWKKNAKGQINLGFIQPYPGSEIYKHCVRKGIIKDEANFIKSQLSTMHYYNMTENMTDKEYAKMKKEIFNAVVKYHIFTKHKIKRLVENVYEVNVKCPFCQKIITYKNILIEDPILYGFWLYCRNCHQRFFIVSPLKRLSYKFYSYLKFLQERRDKKKY; via the coding sequence ATGAAACCACAAATTTTAATTATTGTGCCAAAACAACTCAATCTTGAAAAAGCTAATTACAACTACAACTTTCCATTAGGATTAGGCTATATCTCTTCAATTTTAAAAAAAAATGGGTATAATGTAGATTGTATTAACTTAAACCATTATGAAGGGAAAACTGAGAATTTAGTAAAATCTTCTTTAAGTAAAAAAGAATATGATTTTGTTGGAATTGGGAACATTGCTTTAGGATTTAATTCTACCAAAATAATTATAGATAGCATAAGAGAATATAATCCTAAAATAAAAATTATCATTGGAGGAATGATTATTATTGCTGATCCAAAATTAATGTTTCCTCTTTTAAATCCTGATTTTGGAGTTATAGGAGAAGGTGAAGAAACAATTATAGAGCTTCTTGAGGCAATTGAGAATAAAAAAGATTTAAAAAATATTAAAGGCCTTATTTTTAAAGATGTAAAAGGAGATATAATTTTAACAGAGCAGAGAGAGCCTATAAAAGATATTGATTCTTTGCCTTGGCCTGATTTTGAAGGCCTTGAATATTTAGAGTTTATAGAGCATCTTCATCCTAATTTTGGGAATGCATATAATTTTTTTGACAATCCGCGTCCTTACCCTATTTTAGGAAGCAGGGGATGCCCGTTCCATTGCACTTTTTGCTATCATTACAGCAATTACAGAGCAAAGTCTGTTAGAAGTATTGTTGAAGAGATTCGAGTAGCAATAGAAAAATACAGGATAAATATAATTGCATTCTATGATGAATGTATTTCAGTAAACAAACTAAGATTATTTGAAATTTGCGAAGAAATAAAAAAATTAAGAGAAGAAACTCCATGGAACTTAAACTGGATACCTCAGATGACAGTGCATAACATTGATGAAGAGGTTCTTAAAAGAATAAAAGAGTCTGGAGGAGCTATAATAAGCTATGGTTTTGAAAGTTTTTCAGAAAAAGTTTTAAAGAGCATGAGGAAGCCAATTACGCCGCAGATGATTGAAAATGCTTTTTTAAAAACAATAAACGCAGGAATAGGGGTTCAGGGGAATTTTATTTTCGGAGATGTCGCTGAAACAAAAGAAACAGCAAAAGAAACTTTAGACTGGTGGAAAAAAAATGCAAAAGGTCAGATAAACCTGGGTTTTATCCAGCCTTATCCTGGAAGCGAAATCTACAAGCATTGCGTGAGAAAAGGGATAATAAAAGATGAGGCAAATTTTATAAAAAGTCAGCTTTCAACAATGCATTATTACAACATGACTGAAAACATGACTGATAAAGAATATGCTAAAATGAAAAAAGAAATATTTAATGCAGTTGTAAAATATCATATATTTACAAAGCATAAAATAAAAAGATTGGTTGAAAATGTCTATGAAGTAAATGTTAAATGCCCTTTCTGCCAAAAAATAATCACTTACAAAAATATTCTTATAGAAGATCCTATTTTATATGGATTTTGGCTTTATTGCAGAAATTGCCATCAAAGATTCTTCATAGTAAGTCCTTTAAAAAGACTTTCATATAAATTTTACTCTTATTTAAAATTCTTACAAGAACGAAGGGATAAAAAGAAATACTAG
- the rfbF gene encoding glucose-1-phosphate cytidylyltransferase — MSKVVILCGGMGTRLREETEIRPKPLVEVGNKPILWHIMKIYSYYGFNDFILCLGYKGEMIKNYFYNYEMLNNDFTIELGNSKNIEIYSHHKEKDWRVTLVDTGANALKGARIKKIEKYIDSDLFMLTYGDGVANINLHELLSFHKSHGCIGTVTGVRPMSRFGELIVKENRVISFTEKPQVSYGIINGGFFVFNRKIFDYLSENDSCDFEIGPLEQLAREGELMVYDLKGAWECMDTFRDTQHLNNLWKNKKAFWKVWEE; from the coding sequence ATGTCTAAAGTAGTTATTTTATGTGGTGGAATGGGTACCAGATTACGGGAGGAAACTGAAATTCGACCGAAACCATTAGTTGAAGTAGGAAATAAACCCATCCTCTGGCACATTATGAAGATTTATTCATATTATGGATTTAATGATTTTATTCTTTGTCTGGGTTACAAAGGAGAGATGATTAAAAACTATTTCTATAACTATGAAATGCTAAATAATGATTTTACCATAGAATTAGGTAACTCTAAAAATATAGAGATTTACAGCCATCATAAAGAAAAGGACTGGCGAGTTACACTGGTTGATACCGGAGCAAATGCCTTGAAAGGGGCGAGGATAAAAAAAATAGAAAAATATATCGATAGCGACCTGTTTATGCTGACTTATGGAGATGGCGTAGCTAACATCAATCTCCATGAATTGTTATCCTTTCATAAGAGTCATGGTTGTATTGGAACGGTAACTGGTGTCCGACCGATGTCGCGATTTGGGGAATTAATAGTTAAAGAAAATAGAGTTATCTCATTTACAGAAAAGCCCCAGGTTTCTTATGGAATAATAAATGGGGGGTTTTTTGTTTTTAATCGAAAAATCTTTGACTATTTATCTGAAAATGATAGTTGTGATTTTGAAATAGGACCGTTAGAACAATTAGCCAGAGAAGGCGAATTAATGGTCTATGACCTCAAAGGAGCATGGGAGTGTATGGATACCTTTAGGGATACTCAGCATCTTAATAATTTGTGGAAAAATAAAAAGGCATTCTGGAAAGTTTGGGAGGAGTAA
- a CDS encoding dTDP-4-dehydrorhamnose 3,5-epimerase family protein yields the protein MDNNQIEGVVIKPLKKIPDERGSICLMLRWDDPIFERFGEIYFSLAYPGVIKAWHLHEKMTLNYAVIQGMIKLVLFDNRENSSTKGNLMEVFIGEENYSLVKIPPKIWNGFKCIGTKQTIVANCATLPHDPDEIKRINPFTNEIPYDWDLKHG from the coding sequence ATGGATAATAACCAGATTGAAGGCGTGGTTATAAAACCACTAAAAAAAATACCGGATGAAAGAGGTTCTATCTGTCTCATGTTAAGATGGGATGACCCAATTTTTGAGAGATTTGGAGAGATATATTTTTCTTTAGCCTATCCTGGAGTTATTAAAGCCTGGCACCTACATGAAAAAATGACGCTAAATTATGCGGTTATTCAAGGAATGATAAAACTTGTCCTTTTTGATAATAGGGAAAACTCATCTACAAAAGGTAATTTAATGGAAGTGTTTATTGGTGAAGAAAATTATTCTTTAGTTAAAATTCCACCAAAAATTTGGAATGGATTTAAATGTATTGGAACAAAACAGACCATAGTGGCAAATTGTGCGACCTTACCTCATGACCCAGACGAAATTAAAAGAATAAATCCTTTTACAAATGAAATACCTTACGATTGGGACCTAAAACATGGATAA
- the rfbG gene encoding CDP-glucose 4,6-dehydratase, which yields MDKYLRQIYENRRVLVTGHTGFKGGWLSVWLTELRAKVIGYSLQPPTQPNLFESINLKDKIEHIIGDIRDEKNLLAIFEEYQPEFVFHLAAQPLVRFSYKEPKFTYETNIMGTVNLLEAVRKSKSVKVCVIITSDKCYENKEWIYGYREIDPMGGYDPYSSSKGCAELITASYRNSFFNPKDYGKIHQVSLSSVRAGNVIGGGDWGEDRLIPDCVKSFSKNKTVLIRNPHATRPWQYILEPLSGYLLLGALMYENGAKYSSGWNFGPNDESIIKVEEIVKCLIKHWGSGDYQIDTSNVTQPHEASLLKLDISKVRALLGWKPIYHIYESLEKTIMWYKSFYNDVGLEKLYEITVQEIRNYINSINRKELN from the coding sequence ATGGATAAATATCTTAGACAAATATATGAAAATAGACGGGTGTTAGTTACAGGACATACGGGATTCAAAGGCGGATGGTTATCAGTATGGCTTACAGAATTAAGGGCAAAGGTTATTGGTTACTCCCTCCAACCCCCTACACAACCAAATCTGTTTGAATCTATAAATCTAAAAGATAAAATTGAACACATTATTGGTGATATTCGAGATGAAAAAAATTTGCTCGCTATCTTTGAAGAATATCAACCTGAATTTGTCTTCCACTTAGCGGCACAACCATTAGTGAGATTTTCTTATAAAGAACCAAAATTTACCTATGAAACAAACATCATGGGCACAGTAAACCTTTTAGAAGCAGTACGAAAATCCAAGAGTGTGAAAGTTTGTGTTATCATTACCAGTGATAAGTGCTATGAAAATAAAGAATGGATTTATGGTTATAGAGAAATAGACCCGATGGGTGGCTATGACCCTTATAGTTCAAGTAAGGGGTGTGCTGAACTCATAACCGCTTCTTATAGAAATTCTTTTTTTAATCCTAAAGACTATGGGAAAATTCACCAGGTATCTCTATCATCTGTCCGAGCTGGAAATGTAATCGGTGGTGGAGATTGGGGGGAAGATAGACTTATTCCGGATTGTGTGAAATCATTTTCAAAAAATAAAACAGTTCTCATTCGTAATCCACACGCCACAAGACCCTGGCAATATATTTTGGAACCATTATCAGGTTATCTATTGCTGGGAGCGTTAATGTATGAAAACGGAGCAAAATATAGTAGCGGGTGGAATTTTGGTCCAAACGATGAAAGTATAATAAAGGTGGAAGAAATAGTTAAATGTTTAATTAAACATTGGGGTAGCGGCGACTATCAAATAGACACTTCAAATGTCACTCAACCTCATGAAGCCAGCCTCTTAAAATTGGATATAAGTAAAGTTCGTGCTTTACTTGGTTGGAAACCTATTTATCATATCTATGAATCACTTGAAAAAACTATTATGTGGTATAAAAGTTTTTACAATGATGTTGGTCTGGAAAAGTTGTATGAAATTACAGTCCAGGAAATTAGGAACTACATAAACTCTATAAATAGGAAGGAATTAAATTAA
- the rfbH gene encoding lipopolysaccharide biosynthesis protein RfbH, with protein MENKDLKSEIFEMVTRYYEEKHKHKPFIPGKTHIPYAGRVYNEEEIIFLVDSALDFWLTTGRFAEQFEKELSKFLGVKHCILTNSGSSANLLAISALTSPKLGERRLKPGDEVITIACGFPTTVNPIIQNNLVPVFIDVDIGSYNIQSDKIEEALSEKTKAIFLAHTLGNPFDLNKIMSIAQKYNLWVIEDNCDALGSKYNDKYTGTFGQIGTLSFYPAHHITMGEGGALITNDTQLKRLIESFRDWGRDCWCEPGNDNTCGKRFSQQLGRLPFGYDHKYIYSHIGYNLKITDMQAAIGIAQLKKLPSFIEARKKNFNLLYQGLKKYEEVFILPQPTSNSQPSWFGFPITVRQKAKFSRAEIVNHLEKNNIATRMLFGGNLVKQPAYQNVNYRLIDSLKNTDFVMDNTFWLGVYPGLTEEMIEFILKTIASKLRGI; from the coding sequence GTGGAAAATAAAGATTTAAAAAGTGAGATTTTTGAGATGGTTACCAGGTATTATGAAGAAAAACATAAACACAAACCATTTATACCTGGTAAAACACACATTCCGTATGCTGGTCGGGTCTATAACGAAGAGGAGATAATTTTTCTTGTTGATTCGGCTTTGGATTTCTGGCTGACAACTGGAAGATTTGCAGAACAATTTGAGAAGGAATTGAGTAAGTTTTTAGGGGTAAAACATTGTATTCTCACTAACTCGGGTTCTTCTGCCAATCTTTTAGCTATTTCTGCTTTGACATCTCCTAAGTTAGGAGAAAGAAGGCTTAAACCAGGAGATGAAGTAATCACTATAGCCTGTGGTTTCCCAACCACGGTGAATCCGATTATCCAGAATAATCTGGTGCCGGTATTTATAGATGTAGATATTGGGTCTTATAACATTCAATCAGATAAAATTGAAGAGGCTTTATCTGAAAAGACAAAGGCTATTTTTTTAGCCCATACACTTGGTAATCCATTTGATTTAAACAAAATAATGTCCATTGCTCAAAAATATAATTTGTGGGTAATTGAAGATAACTGCGATGCTCTTGGCTCAAAATACAATGATAAATATACTGGCACCTTTGGACAGATAGGGACTTTAAGTTTTTACCCTGCTCACCACATCACTATGGGAGAAGGAGGGGCATTAATAACTAATGATACTCAGCTAAAGAGATTGATTGAATCTTTTAGAGACTGGGGTAGAGACTGCTGGTGTGAGCCAGGAAATGATAATACCTGTGGAAAGAGATTTTCACAGCAGTTGGGTAGGTTACCTTTTGGTTATGACCATAAGTATATCTACTCTCATATAGGTTATAATTTAAAAATAACAGATATGCAAGCGGCAATAGGGATTGCTCAATTAAAAAAATTACCCTCATTTATTGAAGCCAGAAAGAAAAATTTTAATTTGCTTTATCAAGGGCTAAAGAAATATGAGGAAGTCTTCATCCTGCCACAACCTACTTCTAATTCACAACCAAGCTGGTTTGGATTCCCAATAACCGTAAGACAAAAGGCTAAATTTTCACGAGCAGAGATTGTTAATCATTTAGAAAAAAATAATATTGCTACCAGAATGCTTTTTGGTGGCAATTTAGTCAAACAACCGGCCTATCAAAATGTGAATTATCGCCTTATAGATTCGTTAAAAAATACAGATTTTGTCATGGATAATACCTTTTGGTTGGGTGTATATCCTGGCTTAACTGAGGAAATGATTGAATTTATTCTTAAAACAATAGCCTCTAAATTGCGAGGGATATGA